The Acidobacteriota bacterium genome contains the following window.
GTTCCGGAGAATATCTGCGGTCAATCCCAACGCATTTATGGATATTGTAGGTCGCGATGCGAAGTTTGCTCATCTTTGTCTCCAATACGCTCTGATCCCTTTTATTAGAGTCGGGATCGCGAAAAGTAGGAGCAGCACCACGAACGGCGTTGATGCACCTCGAGGGAATTTGATCAGAAGGGCCGCGAGAAGCAGCAGCAGCGTTCCGACGATAAATAGCAGCCGAGATTCGGCAGCACCGAGCGGTACGCGGTTCGTCATAGCGGCGCCTAGGGATGTCGCCACGTTCAGGGCTCCGGCCGTTGCTTTCCGAACGCTTCCGGTTCCGTTACGGGGCTTGAGGCGTTTGGTGCGATGCAGGCGTTTTTTACGGAATGTGTCCTCAAGGACTATTTCCGTAGCTCCGGCAAGATCCGTTATAAACATTTCCTGCATTTGCCGGCCAAACCCTTCATCCTCGACCAGCACGTCCAACTCATAATTTCCGAACCAGCTCGAAATATTTAAGTTCGTGGAACCAACGCGCGAGAATTTCCCATCAAAAACTGCAGTTTTTGCATGCATCATCGGCCCGTTCCATTCGAAGACGCGCACACCTGCTTCGATAAGTGGACGGTAAGTTGAACGGGTCGTATCCCGAACGATCATTATGTCCGTTGCTTGAGGAACCAGGATCCGAACGTCTACACCATCGCCGGCCGCGTCTTTAAGCGACTGAAGATAAGACGGAATGCCCACAAAATACGCATCGCTGATCCACATCGTTTCCCGTGCCGACGCGGCAAGCAGTTGATCCGTTCGGTAAACGCATGCTTTTCCGGGTTCGCTCTGAACAACACGGAGAGCAACTGATCCTGCGTCGTCATTTCTTTTATGTTTACGATGCCTGGTTCTTTCCAGCGGGCTGCCGATCGCTGCCCAGACGTTAGCAAATGCATCCTCCACATCCGCGACGGCCGGACCGGTTACCTGCACGCCGGTGTCGCGCCACGGCGGAATTCCTTTTTCTGGATCACCGACCCACGCTTTGCCGATGCAAAGCCCGCTGATAAAAGCTGTTTGGCCATCGACGACGAGGGTTTTTCGGTGATCACGGTTGAGGATCGCCAACGGGTCGAGGAGGCTCGGCGGATTGAATCTCCTTACCTCGATGCCGTTATTGCGAAGGAGCCTCCAATAGGATCGTGAAGTCTTCCCCACGCCGCCGAGCCAATCGTAGATAAGTTTTACCTCGACTCCCTCCTTCGCCTTTTTGATCAGTGCATCAGCAAAAATGTAGCCCTGTTCGTCATCGTGGATGATATAGCTCTCAAAATAGATCCGCTCACGGGCATTCTCGATCGCATCCATCCAAGCCGGATAGTTTTCCGTAGCATCGACCAGGAGCCGGACGGAATTCCCGCCGATCAGCCTCGCCCCGGTGATGCGGTCGAACGAATCGTCAACAAAATGCCGAATCGCTGCACGAGAGCCGATCTCGATACCGTTGGGCTTTGCGATCTTGATCTTTGCAGCGGCCATAGTATCTGTATTAATTATACAGCGGCTATGACTTTTATATGAGGAATTTAATAAGCTAGACCCTATGAAAGTAAAGGTCCTTTTCTTCGGTGCGATCGCGGACGCTGCCGGTAAGCGCTCCAACGAAATTGAGATCGTGCCGGGGAGCACAAGCAAAGCTGCACTCGAACAATTGCTGGCCGCAACGCCCGAGCTCGCGTCCCGCAAATTACTGCTTGCGATCAATGAGGAATACGCCACTGGCGACGAGATCATCCGCGATGGCGATGAGCTTGCGATATTTACCGCTGTCTCCGGAGGCTAAAGCGAAACACCGCAAGCATCGCAAAACCCTATCCGAAGCATCTCTAAAGATGTTATTATCCAGAAATACGGCGGTGAGCGAATATGAAAAAGGCGATAGGTTTGTTTTCGGCAGTTCTTTGCTTGGCGGGTTCGATGTTGGCGGTGCCTCAGCAGCAGAAGCATGTGGCTTTTGATTTTGATGGCGACGGGCGGTCGGATCTGACGGTTTTTCGTCCGGCTGACGGACGTTGGCATATTTCGCGGTCGAGCGAAGGCGGTTTTCAGACGACCTTCGGCGTCGCGACGGACACGATCGTCCCGGCGGATTACGACGGCGACGGCAAGACCGACATCGCCGTTTACCGTGCTTCCGAGGGAACCTGGCACATCATCGAAAGCTCGACCGGCACGATCACCCAGTTAAAATATGGCCTCGGCACCGACATTCCCGCACCGGCTGATTACGATGGCGACGGCAAAGCCGACATGGCAGTCTATCGCCCGTCCGAAGGCCAATGGTGGATCAACCTTTCGACCGCTGGCTCGGTCACGATCCCGTACGGCATCAAGGAAGACAAGCCTGTTCCCGCTGACTACAACGGCGACGGCATCGCCGACGTCGCGCTCTTTCGCCCATCCGAAGGCACGTGGCACATCATGCGTTCGAAAGAGGGAAATCTCGTCGCGAAATGGGG
Protein-coding sequences here:
- a CDS encoding cardiolipin synthase B, producing the protein MAAAKIKIAKPNGIEIGSRAAIRHFVDDSFDRITGARLIGGNSVRLLVDATENYPAWMDAIENARERIYFESYIIHDDEQGYIFADALIKKAKEGVEVKLIYDWLGGVGKTSRSYWRLLRNNGIEVRRFNPPSLLDPLAILNRDHRKTLVVDGQTAFISGLCIGKAWVGDPEKGIPPWRDTGVQVTGPAVADVEDAFANVWAAIGSPLERTRHRKHKRNDDAGSVALRVVQSEPGKACVYRTDQLLAASARETMWISDAYFVGIPSYLQSLKDAAGDGVDVRILVPQATDIMIVRDTTRSTYRPLIEAGVRVFEWNGPMMHAKTAVFDGKFSRVGSTNLNISSWFGNYELDVLVEDEGFGRQMQEMFITDLAGATEIVLEDTFRKKRLHRTKRLKPRNGTGSVRKATAGALNVATSLGAAMTNRVPLGAAESRLLFIVGTLLLLLAALLIKFPRGASTPFVVLLLLFAIPTLIKGIRAYWRQR
- a CDS encoding MoaD/ThiS family protein; translation: MKVKVLFFGAIADAAGKRSNEIEIVPGSTSKAALEQLLAATPELASRKLLLAINEEYATGDEIIRDGDELAIFTAVSGG
- a CDS encoding VCBS repeat-containing protein; amino-acid sequence: MKKAIGLFSAVLCLAGSMLAVPQQQKHVAFDFDGDGRSDLTVFRPADGRWHISRSSEGGFQTTFGVATDTIVPADYDGDGKTDIAVYRASEGTWHIIESSTGTITQLKYGLGTDIPAPADYDGDGKADMAVYRPSEGQWWINLSTAGSVTIPYGIKEDKPVPADYNGDGIADVALFRPSEGTWHIMRSKEGNLVAKWGLGEDKPVPADYDGDGKADLAVYRPSDGVWYIYQSTTQEPDYTKFGLATDVPSPGDFDGDGRTDLGVFRPTDGKWLLSRSTEGRTTIPFGMQGDKAASGAPVK